A portion of the Cololabis saira isolate AMF1-May2022 chromosome 17, fColSai1.1, whole genome shotgun sequence genome contains these proteins:
- the LOC133463331 gene encoding elongation of very long chain fatty acids protein 6-like, with protein MRQQVRVGQRIEPARSDCCLLPTRIAMMLHLDLDQNLDLNQNHSDLQPHLDLEEFGFEQRFDERGAHAWMQENWSCSFLFSLVYAALVFGGRSYMKPRPRMDLRLPLVLWSLSLALFSIGGAVRTGSYMLHVLRSGGFRCSICDQSFYNGPVSKFWAYAFVLSKAPELGDTAFVVLRKQKLLFLHWYHHITVLLYSWYSYKDMVAGGGWFMTMNYTVHALMYSYYAARAAGLRVPRPLAVCITSAQILQMLMGVAVSALVFTWMEQGDCPSRLQNIGWAAAMYLSYLLLFCNFFYQTYLRRRAKAE; from the exons ATGCGGCAGCAGGTGCGCGTGGGACAGAGGATCGAACCTGCGAGAAGTGACTGCTGTTTATTACCCACGAGGATCGCAATGATGCtgcacctggacctggaccagaacctggacctgaaccagaaccactcGGACCTCCAGCCTCACCTGGACCTGGAGGAGTTCGGGTTCGAGCAGCGCTTCGACGAGCGCGGGGCGCATGCGTGGATGCAGGAGAACTG gtccTGCTCGTTCCTCTTCAGTCTCGTCTACGCCGCCCTGGTGTTCGGGGGGCGGAGCTAcatgaagccccgcccccgcaTGGATCTGCGCCTGCCACTGGTTCTGTGGTCGCTGAGTCTGGCCCTGTTCAG caTCGGCGGCGCGGTCCGGACCGGGTCCTACATGCTCCACGTCCTCCGGTCCGGCGGGTTCCGCTGCTCCATCTGTGACCAGAGTTTCTACAACGGACCCGTCAGCAAGTTCTGGGCCTACGCCTTCGTGCTGAGCAAAGCCCCGGAGCTGG GCGACACGGCGTTCGTGGTTCtgcgtaagcagaagctgctgttcCTGCACTGGTACCACCACATCACGGTGCTGCTGTACTCCTGGTACTCCTACAAGGACATGGTGGCCGGCGGCGGCTGGTTCATGACCATGAACTACACGGTGCACGCGCTCATGTACAGCTACTACGCCGCCCGCGCCGCGGGGCTGCGCGTGCCCCGCCCGCTGGCCGTGTGCATCACCAGCGCCCAGATCCTGCAGATGCTGATGGGCGTGGCCGTGAGCGCGCTGGTGTTCACCTGGATGGAGCAGGGCGACTGCCCGTCGCGGCTGCAGAACATCGGCTGGGCGGCGGCCATGTACCTCAGCTACCTGCTGCTGT
- the LOC133463332 gene encoding barrier-to-autointegration factor-like isoform X1: protein MSGLETRHRTYARATANLETTEDAPQEELLTLEQQVVGILHTTEKNSRMATISEKYLDFVHEPMEDKPVTALPGIGETLGQNLRARGFIRASAVLGQFLQRDPEKFKTWLKKAIGANAYQANCCTRALEEWCDIFL, encoded by the exons ATGTCAG GTCTGGAAACTCGACACCGCACATATGCTCGAGCTACTGCAAACTTGGAGACTACAGAAGACGCCCCACAGGAAGAACTGCTGACATTGGAGCAACAAGTGGTGGGCATTCTGCACA CGACAGAGAAAAACAGCAGAATGGCAACCATATCTGAGAAATACCTGGACTTCGTGCACGAGCCGATGGAGGACAAGCCGGTGACGGCCCTGCCGGGCATCGGGGAGACGCTGGGCCAGAATCTGAGGGCCCGGGGCTTCATCAGG GCCTCCGCGGTTCTGGGTCAGTTCCTTCAGAGGGACCCGGAGAAGTTCAAGACCTGGCTGAAGAAAGCCATCGGCGCCAACGCCTACCAGGCCAACTGCTGCACTCGGGCCCTGGAAGAGTGGTGCGATATCTTCCTCTGA
- the LOC133463332 gene encoding uncharacterized protein LOC133463332 isoform X2: MSGLETRHRTYARATANLETTEDAPQEELLTLEQQVVGILHNKGLVSILVLLDLSAAFDTIDHGILLHRPKFSWSPRLDLSPYPLLSPGPIATHLPPRAVCLVDTDCWAGVNRNKPIKPCPPHMLLA, encoded by the exons ATGTCAG GTCTGGAAACTCGACACCGCACATATGCTCGAGCTACTGCAAACTTGGAGACTACAGAAGACGCCCCACAGGAAGAACTGCTGACATTGGAGCAACAAGTGGTGGGCATTCTGCACA ataagggattagtgtccatactggttctactggacctcagtgctgcttttgacactatagatcatggcattttactgcacag GCCAAAATTCTCCTGGTCCCCTCGTCTGGACTTGTCTCCTTATCCCCTCTTGTCTCCTGGTCCCATCGCTACACACCTTCCTCCACGTGCTGTCTGTTTGGTTGATACGGACTGTTGGGCGGGTGTTAATCGAAACAAACCAATCAAACCTTGCCCTCCTCACATGCTGCTGGCCTGA
- the LOC133463332 gene encoding uncharacterized protein LOC133463332 isoform X3 — MSGLETRHRTYARATANLETTEDAPQEELLTLEQQVSDKGLVSILVLLDLSAAFDTIDHGILLHRPKFSWSPRLDLSPYPLLSPGPIATHLPPRAVCLVDTDCWAGVNRNKPIKPCPPHMLLA, encoded by the exons ATGTCAG GTCTGGAAACTCGACACCGCACATATGCTCGAGCTACTGCAAACTTGGAGACTACAGAAGACGCCCCACAGGAAGAACTGCTGACATTGGAGCAACAAGTG tcagataagggattagtgtccatactggttctactggacctcagtgctgcttttgacactatagatcatggcattttactgcacag GCCAAAATTCTCCTGGTCCCCTCGTCTGGACTTGTCTCCTTATCCCCTCTTGTCTCCTGGTCCCATCGCTACACACCTTCCTCCACGTGCTGTCTGTTTGGTTGATACGGACTGTTGGGCGGGTGTTAATCGAAACAAACCAATCAAACCTTGCCCTCCTCACATGCTGCTGGCCTGA